The nucleotide sequence TTCCTTTCCGGAAGATACATTCTGGCCTGCGCAGAACAAGATGCTATCCACCTTTGCGGGCGAGGGCGTGCATTTTGCCAACGTTCACATCGACCGGCATTTCCCCCGCGACAACGCCCCGACCCGTAAGCCAGGCATCGGTATGCTGACGAAATATTTTTCGGAAGCCTACGACCTCGCCAACAGTTACGTTATCGGCGACCGCCTGACCGATGTGCAGCTGGCCGTAAACCTTGGGGCTAAAGCTATTCTGTTTTTACCCCCCAATGGCCTGTCTGCTGTTCAGATGGCCGATGTCACCGGCCTGACGCCTGAAATGGAGAACGCTATCGCCTTCAAAACCGACGACTGGGACAAAATCGCGGAGTTTCTCCGGCTGCCCGCCCGTACCGCTATGGTAGAACGGAATACGAAAGAAACGCAGATTCGCGTTGATCTTAACCTCGACGGTCGCGGCCGGGCCGACATTCAGACGGGTCTGGGCTTTTTCGACCATATGCTCGACCAGGTTGCCAAACACTCAGGCGCCGACCTGACCATTCGCGTACAGGGCGATCTGCATATTGATGAGCACCACACCATTGAGGACACGGCGCTGGCACTGGGTGAAGCTTACCGGCGCGCACTGGGCGAGAAGCGGGGCATCAGCCGGTACGGATTTTTGCTGCCGATGGATGAGGCTCTGGCGCAGGTAGCCATTGACTTTTCGGGACGGCCCTGGCTCGTCTGGAATGCTGAATTCCGGCGCGAAAAAATCGGTGATATGCCCACTGAAATGTTCTTTCACTTCTTTAAATCGTTTTCCGATACCGCCCTCTGCAACCTGAATATCAACGTAGAAGGCGATAACGAGCACCACAAAATCGAAGCTATCTTTAAAGCGTTCGCCAAATCTATAAAGATGGCCGTCCGGCGCGACGTTAAGGAACTCGACAACCTGCCCAGCACGAAAGGCGTTTTATAAATAGAACCGGCTGACAAACCGACGCTGACTGTTTGAGTCTGAGGTTTTCCATTGTACTTTTGCACCCGAATTCAACTGAATACCAACATGGATTTATCGACCCCATTAACGCTTCTGTTCTACGTTGTTCTGCTGACAGCTTCTTTCATGACCGGCAGATGGCTGGAGCGTAAAGACCGGAAGTATTAATTTAACTGCCAGTCTTCGGCAGGCAGTCAGGAATAGCATTCAGGATTTGCCTGCTGAAGACTGCTCACTTCCTGCCGAAGATTATGCTTTCTGCCTTTACCCGCTGGTTGTTCAATGTCGCCGGATGGCGGGTGGTTGGGAATGTACCTAACTCCCCGAAAGGCATCTGGACGGTTGCCCCCCATACAACTAACTGGGACTTTATGGTCGGCTTAGGCGTTCGTCCGACCATTCATATCTGGATTCAATACCTCGCCAAAAGTTCACTGTTCACCTGGTATGCTGGCTGGTTTTTCCGGCTGTTAGGCGGCAAACCCGTGTACCGCAATAAGTCGCACAACCTGGTAGACGCGATTGTGAACGTATTCAACCAGAACGAACGGCTTCATATCTGCATTACCCCCGAAGGCACCCGCAGCAACGTTTCCAAGCTGAAAACAGGCTTTTACTACATTGCCCTCAAAGCCGCCGTCCCCATTATTCCGGTCGGCTTCGACTGGCCCCGGAAACTCGTCATCCTTGGTGGACCCATTTACGTCACCGGCAACTACCAGAAAGACATGGTCCCCTTCTACGCATTTTTCTCCCAGGTGCAGGGCGTAAAAAAAGACTGGCTGCGGAACTGGGAGGAGACCGGCGTGATTCAGGAAGCGTCGCCCCAGCGATAGAATTATTTATACCATACAGATTAACTGTCGGTTATTGCCTTAATAATCATTAATTTACTGTGGCCTGACCCTAAATGACTGGCAAGATAGAGTCGTAATTATCGAATAGATATACTTAAATTCTGAATCAATATGGTATTAGTGATTCTACAAGTAAGTTTATGTATACTGATTTCCTCTCCTGATCAAGTACCCCCACAGGATTCGGTAGTTGTTAAAAAGCTAATACCCAGGTTTAAGGATAATATGCCCATCTGGAAAGGTAGCGGAACGCCGAAACAAATGCCGGGTCCAAAATATTACCTTCTGCCATCGACCGATACGGTCAAGGTGGATAAAACCAAACGTTTTGAAGTAAAATAAGGCGGTTCTGAACAGCCTCAGACGTTTGTAAGCCGGGTTAATTCAACCATTCGTTTTCCGGCTCGCTGGGAAGCGCCCGGCTCTCCCATTTTTTGTTGTACCTCGGCGTACCCCGCCAGTTGCGCAGCTCGCCATGGGCCTTCTGACAGCACGGCCTGCAGCTCGGTAGCAATCTGGTCAGGCGTCAGATCGCTCTGAATTAACTCTTTGACGACTTCCCGGCCCGCAATCAGGTTAACAAGCGAGATAAACGGCACGGCAATGAGATTTTTGGCGATAGCGTAGGAAATTGTAGTCGTTTTATAACAGACCACCTGTGGAATATTCAGCAGCGCCGTTTCGAGTGTAGCTGTACCGGAGGTAACGAGTGCAGCCGTTGCTACATGCAGCAGATCATAAGCCGCATCAGTTACCCGCCGGACATGCGGGTAAGCTGCTAACAGATTCGTATATAACTCGTCCGGCAGATTACTGACGGTCCCCACCACAAACTGACTTTCGGGAAACTGACGGGTGGCCGCCAGCATAGCCGGTAAGATGCTGGTTATTTCCTGACGACGGCTGCCGGGCAGCAGCGCAATGACAGGCCGGTTGTCCAGACCGGCTTTCTTCCGAAACGCAGGATCGGGCCGAAAGTCGGCCAGCGCGTCGAGGAGCGGATTTCCGATGTATTCAACGTTGTAGTCGTATTTGGCAAAGAACTCTGTTTCGAAGGGCAGAATTGTAAATAGCCGATCCACACTGGCTTTGATCTTCAATGCCCGACGCTGGTTCCAGGCCCATACCTTAGGCGAAATGTAATAAAAGACCCGAATGCCGTGGCGTTTGGCGAACCGGGCCATGCGCAGATTAAACCCTGCGTAATCAATCAGAATCAGCGCATCGGGGCGATTGGCCAGTAAATCTGCCTGGCATTCGCGCATGATCCGACGGATAGTACCCAGGTTTTTAACGACCTCCAGAAATCCCATGAAGGCCATTTCGCGGTAATGGCGTCTAAGCGTAGCACCAGCGGCTTCCATCTGCTCCCCGCCATACCCGCGGCATTGCGCAGCCGGATCATACTGACGAATGGCCCGGATGAGATTTGCGCCGTGAAGGTCGCCGGAGCGTTCGCCGGCAATTAGGTAATACGTCATCAAGAGGTCATTACGTGTCAAGGGTCATCATTAATTGCCGCGACCAGGAATGATGGCTCATGACAATTAATGACCTGCAATGACTACTCGCCGAAATAATCAACAAAGTTTTTCGGCGTTTCGTAAAGCCGAATCTGGTGCAGATGCGCTTCGGTTACTGGTTCGAGCGCGCGTTCGAGAATTTTCCAGATCTCCATGATGAAAATTTCACAACTGGCCATTTTGCCCTTCATGAAGTCAACATCGAGGTTCAGATTTTTATGATCCACTTTTTCAATGACTTCACGTTTAATGATGTCACCAAGCAGCTTAAGATCAATTACAAAACCCGTGTCGGGGTCCGGTTCTCCCTTTACGGTTACGATCAGTTCAAAGTTATGGCCGTGCCAGTTAATGTTAGCGCAGGGGCCGAAAACCTCCCGGTTACGCTCTTCCGACCAGGCTGGATTATAGAGCCGGTGGGCCGCGTTAAAATGCTCAATTCGATTAATATAGACCATTTGTCTGGTTTAGATAGGGCGGTTGCCAGAAACGCCGATTGAAAAAAGTTTACAAAGGTACGAACTGTTCTGAGCGCATAAAAATGATTCTCATTGTTCAGAAGCAGCTACATAGTGCACCACATACCTATATTAAAAAAATACAAATTAATCACTAAATACACTATTCTAATATCCAACGATATTGCTGTATCTTTACAGCCAATTTGACTTTGCCGAGCCTGATTAATACCTCTTTATAGAACCTACACGTTTACAACTACCATCTTATGATTATCGTTACGGGGGCCGCTGGGTTTATTGGAAGTTGTTTAATCCGAAAGCTCAATCAGGAAAATTTCAATTTCATTATTGCCGTTGATGATTTTTCAGACCCGCGTAAAACAGCTAATCTGGTAGACAAACGAATTCAGGAACGGGTAGACCGGGAGGTGTTTTTTGACTGGCTCGACGCCAATTATCACGAAGTTGAGTTCATTTTTCACATCGGTGCCCGCACCGACACTACGGAGTTTAACTGGCAGATTTTTGAGCATCTGAACCTCGAATATTCCAAGCAGATCTGGAAGCGCTGCATTGAGTATCAGATTCCGCTTGTTTATGCTTCTTCGGCTGCTACCTATGGCCTGGGCGAGTTAGGGTACGACGATAACGAATCGCTGATTCCCCGGCTGAAGCCATTAAACCCCTACGGCGAATCCAAGAATGAGTTCGATATCTGGGCGCTGGAACAGGAACGTAAACCGTTTTTCTGGGCGGGTCTGAAGTTCTTTAATGTGTACGGCCCCAATGAGTACCACAAGGACCGGATGGCCTCGGTGATTTTCCACACCTATAATCAGATTTGCCAGACGGGCCGGATGAAATTGTTCCGGTCGCACAATCCCGATTTCAGGGATGGCGAGCAGATGCGGGATTTTGTGTACGTAAAAGACGTAATTGAGGTTTGTTCCTTTCTGATGCACCACCGGCGTAACTCCGGCATCTATAACCTCGGCAGTGGTAAAGCCCGTACCTTTCTCGATCTGGCCACGCTTACCTTCCAGGCTCTCGCCCGCGAACCAGAAATTGAGTTCGTCGATACCCCCGCCGACATCCGTGATAAATACCAGTACTTTACGCAGGCCAATATGGCTAAACTCCGCTCAATCGGCTACGATCGGCCGTTTGCCACGCTGGAAGAAGGCATTGCCGATTACGTGGGTAACTACCTGAGATACGGAAAATATTATTAAGATACCTCCGGAAGCGTGGGAGCCTATTCCCAGATTACTTCAATAACCTCTTTCTTTAGATCGACCGTCGTCTGCTTCTCACCATTTTCCCGGTGGAGGGTTAATTTACCATTGCTAACTTTAGCGGCTTCCTGCTGCAGCACGTGCGTGGCATCTTTCTTGTGAAAAACCGACACCACCGGTTCGTTGGTCGTTACGTACAGCGCGCATGTTTTGCCAGAAGCTTTCACCAGGCGGGCTGTATTCGGCAGTGGCTGGTTGCGGAGCAGGGCAATAGCCCGCGATGCCTGGGGCACCCCGTAGCCGATAAAATTATTGCCGTAGGGATAGAGATGCGACGATTTTTCGATAATCGCCATTAATTCCTTGTTGGTCAACTTCGGGTTCGCCTGCATCAGGCAGGCCGCAAACCCCGTAATGACCGGCGCCGACAGCGACGTACCATACAACGAGAAACACGAAACGTTCGGCTTCAGATAAGGTAACGTTTCCGGACCAATGCTGCTATAGCCAATGCGGTTCCAGAGTTTGGCGTTCGTAGCCCCAATAGCCAGCACGCCCTGCGCATCGGCCGGAGTACTAATGATCCGCCACGAACGGTCGTCGCCTTCGTTACCTGCCGAGACAATAATGAGCATTCCTTTCTTGTCGGCAGCAATCTGCGCAGCCCGACTGATCAGGCTCGTGTGCCCATCCATCTGCCGGGGTTCGTAGTTTTCCTTGGGGTTGCTGAATCCTTTTGCGTAGCCCAGCGACGTATTAATCAGCCGAACACCAAGGCTATCCATCCATTCCATAGCAGCCACCCAGTTATCTTCTTCACCCCGGTATTCGCGGTTGCCCTGATCGGTGCGGGCCAGGTAAAATTGAGCGTCAGTCGCTAAGCCGTACTGTAAATTTTCGGTTGGGTCATTGCCGGCAATGGCCGCCAGCACTTCTGTACCGTGAAAATCCGACATGGTTTCGAGGGTGCGGAACAACTTACCATGCGTTTTTTTGTCGTTAACGTAGTCCCGAACCTGCCGAACGCCCTCGCGCGCAAAAATGTGCTTGAGCGCATTGACGGAGTCAGCCCCGAAGAAGCCCGCATCAATAACGCCGATGGTAACGAACCGGCCCGTCAGACCCGCCTGCGTAAAATCCGGGGCCTGAATCTGAGTCATCACCGGGGCCAGTTGCGGGTTGGTGGGCAGATCAAGCGACGTAATGATGATAGCGGGATCAATCGCCTGAATTGACCTGACGAACGGCAAGGCCGCAACCCGGGCGTATTGTTCGGTCGTTAACCGGGCCGAAACGGCGTTCAGCCAGCGCGACTGGCAAACCGGCTGAATGCCTGCCTGCCGCAACTGATTCAGATACCACGCCGAAACAGGCTGGTCGGTGTCATCAACCGGCAGGCTCAGCAGCTGCCGGCTGGCCAGGGCGGCCGGCGACACTGCCGGAGCGGCTGTCTGATCCTTAGCATCTAGCAGAATCCAGTACTTCGGGCTTACCGCATCAGGCTGGGCCTCCCGGGGCTGCGCCTGCACGGAAAGCGAAAGCAGACAGCTAAACAGAATCAGACGAAGTAGCATAAGCAATCCCAAAGCGAGTTTGTCTCCTACCCAGGGAGACACGTAACCTAAACACGAAAACACCCAGAAACTGTTACAGCTTTTGAGTTTCTTTGCAAACTTATCAAAATAACCGACGGAACGCCCCGCTGTATGCGCTATCTCCCTATTGATAATCAGCTTTTCGTTCAGAATCGCCAACGGTTAGCAGCCCTGCTGAAGCCCAGATCGCTGGTTGTTCTCAACGCCAATGACATTATGCCAACCAACGCCGATGGGACGATGGCCTTTCGGCAAAACAACGATTTGTTCTACCTGACCGGCGTCGACCAGGAAGAAACCCGTCTCGTGCTGTTTCCCGATCACCCCGATCCCAAATTTCGGGAGGTGCTGTTCCTGCGTGAAACCAGCGAGCTGATTGAAATTTGGGAAGGTCATAAACTGACCAAAGCTGAAGCTGAGCAGACAACCGGCATGCCGCAGAAGCAGATCTACTGGACGAATCAGTTCGAGCAGATATTCGCGCAGATGATTTTTGAGGCCGAACACGTTTACCTCAATACCAACGAACATACCCGCGCGGGTGTTGAGGTACAGACCCGCGATGCCCGGTTCATTGACGAATTTAAACAGAAGTATCCACTGCACCGGCTGGAGCGGCTTGCTCCGCTTATGCATTATATGCGGGCAATCAAGAAACCGCAGGAAGTTCAGCTCATACAAACCGCTGTCGACATCACCGACAAGATGTTCCGGCGGCTGCTGGGCTTCATTAAACCGGGTGTGTGGGAATACGAGATTGAGGCCGAAATGATGCACGAGTTCATCCGCAATCGGTCGCGCGGAGCCGCCTATACGCCTATTATTGCATCGGGGGCGAACGCCTGCGTACTGCACTACATTAACAACAGTGCGCAATGTCAGGATGGCGATGTCATCCTGCTCGATCTGGGGGCTGAATATGCAAATTACAACGCGGATATGACCCGGTCGGTGCCGGTTAACGGCCGGTTCACCCAACGGCAGCGGGCAGTTTACGACGCTGTGCTGCGGGTTATGCAGGAAGCCAAACAAATGCTGCGGCCCGGCAATTTATGGGATGACTACCACCGTGAAGTAGGCACCGTTATGGAGAAAGAATTAATCGGCCTCGGCCTGCTCGATTCCAACGACGTAGCCAGTCAGGACCCAGACATGCCGCTCTACAAAAAATACTTTATGCACGGTACGTCGCATTTTCTGGGCCTCGATGTGCACGACGTGGGTAATAAATACCGAAAGATGGAACCGGGGATGGTTTTTACCGTCGAACCCGGAATTTATATACGCGAAGAAAAGCTCGGTATCCGTCTTGAAAACAACGTACTCATTACCGAGTCGGGTAACGCAGACCTGATGGCCAATATTCCCCTTGAGGCCGACGAGATTGAGGATTTAATGAACCGATAGGCAAGAGAGCTGGGTTTGTAATCGGAGCGGAATGTTTGCTAATCATAAACCCAGCTCTCTTTACTACTTTACCTCGACTTTCTTGGCTGTTTCGTGTTCGAGGGCAAAACTAAGACCGGAATAAATTCGTCGAATAGCCGTTTCGAGTCGTTCCCAACCCGATTCGGAATGAAGATCAATATCAATAATATGGTCACGCTGGCTACTGGTCAGCACCATGTAGGTCACCGCAGAAATCATCAGACTCATTATAGCAATCGGATCATATTCCGAGTAAGGCGCCAATTTATCAGCCAACTCCTTATAGGATTGGTCACGAAAGGCCGCCAGACGTCGCGCCAGTTCGGTTTCGCCGTGGGTCATTTCCCAGCGAATAAGCTCCTGCGAGGGTTTTCGAGCCCGGAACTCGCGCATGAACTGGATCGTGTAGTCGGACCAGACCTTGCTGCGATTCTCGACGGGCAGGTGATCCGGCACCGACTCCAGAAACTTCTCGTTGAACATCGACAGGAAAAACCCGCGCTGGACGTATGCTTCCAGCAGACCATTCCAACCACCGAAGTATCGGTAGATAAGCACTTTATTAACACCCGCCCGATCGGCAACGGCGTTAATTCCCGCTTTTTCAGTGCCTCGCTCAGCCATCACGTCGCCCATAGCCCGCAGAATGCGTTCCATGGTCATCTGGCGATTTCTACGCTTTACAACTTTCATACTGTTAATTGTTTAATTGTTAATTAGGCGTGTACTATTTGAATAAGGCTGTACGTCCGGATACGCTAACTCTACCTTACTTGGCGTATGGGTACAAATATGAGTATTACATATATTGTTACCAACTGGTAACGTCAGCGTTGCATAAGAAAATCGACAAAATGTTGTCTAACTGACCGGTCGCGTCCGACAACGTAGCTATGGAAGTCAGAGCAGCGAAAAAAGCGCCGGGCGAACCGGGAGTTACTCAAAACACCAGTGTAAACAGAATCAGAAATGCGACTGTATTCGCCGAAATGCACGTAAGGCTTAAATCAGGTTCAGTACAGATTAATCAGGCCTGTGGCTGGTTCAACCAATATAGAAGCTTTAAACCCAGCCAGTCAGTCTCTCTATTTCGTATAGATAAATATTCGGGCTGTTAGCATTGATGAACACGGCGCCGACAAATCAAAAGTACAGTACCAGCAAACTGGCAATCGTTTATTAATCAGCTAGATATAAATCAAATAGGCATATACGTCAGAAAGGTATATACATCCATGTAGAATGCCAAATCCCGTCAGCTTATATAAGCTGACGGGATGATGGATTAGCAGTTTTTTGACGAGAATTAAAGTGCTTTTTTAGATAACTATCAGACAGTGACTCAGCGCTCCGGGTAAGTAGCCAGCTGCCCCGATAAATCACGGATGGCGTCCTGTAACTGCGTTCGGCTAAGCATCATTTCCAGCTCAACCGGAAAATCAGGATAGCGGTGCCAGACCGGCGTTAACGCATGATCCAGCTGGATCTGTAAGCGATACTTGTCGTTAGGTAAGGCCGTGGCTTCCAGACTAAGCCCCGGTTCCGAAAACGTTAAGGCCACGTGATTAGCGGCCTTGCTCCAAAGTGACCGCAGCCCGCTGAGCAGCCGACCTACTTCCCAGGTCTGCAGCGGAGCGGCCTGAGAGTCATGCTGTTGCCGCCATATCGTTGAAACCTGACACAACAGATTATTACGCTCGCGCCAGTTAGTCGTTTTAGTACCGTATCCTAAAATCGAAAATTCGAAAGAACCGGAGGGAGATATAAATTTCATAACGTGCGCGATTTGTTAACCATCACTCTCTACATAACAAATATACTAAACGTTTGTTTGTTAGCCGATTAAATTCTGCTCTGAATCCGTAAAGAGCCGTTCGCAGCGTTATGAACCCAGCACAGGATGGCTTACTGACCAACTGACTTTCTCTATCTTTGCGGCTGAAACGCGAATTATAACCTATTAAATTTAGCTACATGGCAAACGTGCTCATTATTGGGGCAGGCGGGGTCGGCAGTGTAGTGGCACATAAATGTGCCATGAACAGCGAGGTCTTCACCAACATCATGCTGGCCAGCCGCACCAAATCGAAGTGCGATCGGATTGCGGCCGAAATTCAGCAGATGCATGGCGTAACTATTCAGACGGCTCAGGTAGACGCCGACGTAGTGGCCGAGATGGTTGCGCTGATCCGGTCGTTTAATCCGGTGCTGGTCATCAACGTAGCCCTCCCCTACCAGGACCTACCAATTATGGATGCGTGCCTGGAAGCCGGGGTACACTATATGGATACGGCTAATTACGAACCGAAAGACGTTGCCAAGTTTGAATATAGCTGGCAGTGGGCTTATAGGGAGCGGTTTGAGAAGGCCGGCCTGATGGCGCTGCTGGGCTGCGGATTCGATCCCGGCGCTACGCAGGTCTTTACGGCTTATGCCGCCAAGCACCATTTCGACCGGATGGATTACCTGGATATTGTTGACTGCAACGCGGGTAACCACGGCAAGGCATTCGCGACTAATTTCAACCCTGAAATTAATATCCGCGAGATAACCCAGCCCGGCCGCTACTGGGAAAATGGCGAATGGGTTGAGATTCCGGCCATGAGCATTCATAAACCGATCGAATACCCGGAAATCGGGGCGCGCGAATCCTATGTGCTATACCATGAAGAACTGGAGTCGCTGGTCAAGAACTTTCCTACGCTGAAACGGGCGCGCTTCTGGATGACCTTCGGCCAGGCTTATCTGACCCATCTGGAAGTTCTGCAGAACGTAGGCATGACGCGCATTGACCCGGTTAAATTCCAGGGCATGGATATTGTGCCGCTCGAATTTCTGAAGGCCGTTCTGCCCGCGCCCGATACGCTCGGGGAGAATTATACGGGTAAAACCAGCATCGGCTGCCAGATTAAAGGGGTAAAAGATGGTGCCGACCGGACGTACTTCATCTGGAACAACTGCGACCATGCCGAGACGTACAGAGAAGTACGTGGGCAGGCCGTTAGCTATACCACTGGCGTTCCGGCCATGATTGGTGCCATGCTGATGCTGAAAGGAATCTGGATGAAGCCCGGTGTCTGGAACTGCGAAGAACTCGATCCGGACCCCTTCATTGAGCAGATGAACAAGCAGGGGCTACCCGTTCAGGAGCGGGTTGACATTCCCTTGCCACATGAGTACCCAGTCTGATCAGTAGTAAAAACCAGAGGAAAAATCCCGTTGCAAAAGCAACGGGATTTTTCTTTATATTAGTCAACAAACCTCAACCGCCGAATGACTTTTATCCGCTTTTTTCTGCTGGCTGCGTCGTTCTGGCTTCCGCTGAATCTGGCGGCCCAAACCCGACGAGATTCCACCAAAGCCACGCCTGTCCGTCAGCTGAATCCCAATGACCGACGTAATGGTTACGAAACCTACCGGTCAACGAGTGAGATTGTTGGCTCGGGTCCCTATACGATGGTCAACACAATCGACCATCGGTATGAGGGACTGGTGGGAACGCCCTATTTTCTGCCGGACTGGAACAAGGGCCAGATTGAAATGGCGGCCGGCCAGAACTATAATGAGGTGCCGATTAAATTCGACGCTTTTCGCCAGCATTTGATCTTACTCCGCCCCTGGGCGGGCAACGATTCGATTATTGTTAATCCTGAGCAGGTAAAATCTTTCCAGCTTAAGGACGCAGCCGGTCAGACCTATTTGTTCCGACGAATACCGCTTGCCAAAACCGACGATGAGTATGTAAAAGAAGGCTATTTTCTGGTCCTGTACCAGGGCAAATCCGCCCTGCTGAAGCGGATAGCAAAGACTTTCAAACGGGCTGATTTCAAAGACCCCTACTCCAATAATATACGTTACGACTCGTTCAAGGAGACTTTTACGTATTACGTCCTTAAACCGGACCTGACGCTGACTAAGGTAAAGCTCACCAAAAAATCGCTGCTGGATGCGCTGAATGACAAGGGCGATGTGCTGAAGACGGCAGCCGAAACGCTTATCGTTAAGACCGAAGCCGATGCAATCACGTTGGTTCAGCAGTACGACCGTTTATGACTCCTCCCTTCTGTTCAGACAGCGATTGGCCTGCTTAATCAATTTGGTAAACTAAGCCTGCCTCTTAGGCTGAGGCCGGAAGGCTTTATGGAATGAACTGTTCATCAGCATCGTTTGAATACACCCAAACGCCGACTTCGTATGCTGACGTTCTCATTTGCCAAAGACCTCTACGCAGGTATCCGCTTACGCTTACTCATTACCTGTTTCGGGTTGATCGCTGGCCTGTTACTGGCAAGCGTACTAGCTGTCGCTCAACCCCGTATTCACAATCTCCGTTACGATCTGCCCGAAGAGGTTTTAACTGTTGTTGAAAAAGCACCTGAATTTCCCGGCGGCATGAAGGCTTTAGGAGCGTATCTGAAACAGACCATCCAGTATCCGGCCGAAGCCCGTAAAGCAGGATTCATAGGCCGGGTTTTCGTAGGGTTTATTGTGGAAGTCGATGGCAGACTAACCGATATTCAGTTACTGAAAGGAGTTGGCTTCGGCTGTGATGAGGAAGCCCTGCGGGTCGTCAGGGCCATGCCAGCCTGGAAGCCGGGTAGTCAGTCCGGGCGGTTCGTTCGCGTGCGGTGCAATCTGCCAGTGCATTTCGGTAGAGATTACCTCAGGCCCAAAGGGGATTAGTTTCATACCTTTGTGGTATGGATACGAGCTTACATGCCTACATAGATACAGTACCTTCGCCCTGCTTCGTCCTGGAAGAGGCCAAACTTCGCCGAAACCTCGAACGGATTGATTCCGTCCAGAAAGCAGCTGGCGTAACCATCATTCTCGCCCTGAAAGGCTTCTCCATGTTCAGCGCGTTTCCGCTGGTGCGCAAGTATCTGAGCGGAGCAACGGCCAGTTCGCTCAACGAGATCAGACTCGTTAACGACTACATGGACGTAAAAGCCCATACCTATATCCCTGCCTACCGCGACGATGAATTCAATGAGGTTCTGGAACGCAGTAGCCATTTGACGTTCAACTCCTGGAGCCAGTGGGATCGGTTTGGAAGCCGGGCCATTGCGGCTGGCGTATCGTGCGGTATTCGGGTCAATCCGCAATACTCGGAAGTAGCAACGGATATGTATAATCCATGCGTGCCTGGTTCGCGGCTGGGCGCCACGCGCGACCAGTTGCCCGACCAGCTACCGGAAGGGCTGGAAGGTATTCATTTTCACACCCTTTGCGAAAACGACTCGTTTACGCTCGAACGAACGCTGGCGGCACTTGAAGAACGTTTTGGCGATCTGCTCCATCAGGCTAAATGGGTCAACATGGGCGGGGGGCACCTGATGACCCGCGAAGGCTACGACACCAGTCACCTTATCGATCTGCTGACAGCCTTTCGTCAGAAGTATCAGGTCGATGTGATTCTGGAACCCGGCTCAGCCATTGCCTGGCAGACCGGTGTTCTGGTTTCGACGGTGCTGGACGTCCTGAATAGTCAGGGCATAGACGTCGCTATTCTCGATACGTCCTTCGCGGCCCACATGCCCGACACGCTTGAAATGCCGTATAAGCCGCGGATTCTTG is from Spirosoma taeanense and encodes:
- the hisB gene encoding bifunctional histidinol-phosphatase/imidazoleglycerol-phosphate dehydratase HisB, which translates into the protein MQKILFVDRDGTLIVEPQPDQQVDSLAKLDYIPKAISAMRQIAQETDYELVIVTNQDGLGTDSFPEDTFWPAQNKMLSTFAGEGVHFANVHIDRHFPRDNAPTRKPGIGMLTKYFSEAYDLANSYVIGDRLTDVQLAVNLGAKAILFLPPNGLSAVQMADVTGLTPEMENAIAFKTDDWDKIAEFLRLPARTAMVERNTKETQIRVDLNLDGRGRADIQTGLGFFDHMLDQVAKHSGADLTIRVQGDLHIDEHHTIEDTALALGEAYRRALGEKRGISRYGFLLPMDEALAQVAIDFSGRPWLVWNAEFRREKIGDMPTEMFFHFFKSFSDTALCNLNINVEGDNEHHKIEAIFKAFAKSIKMAVRRDVKELDNLPSTKGVL
- a CDS encoding 1-acyl-sn-glycerol-3-phosphate acyltransferase, with translation MLSAFTRWLFNVAGWRVVGNVPNSPKGIWTVAPHTTNWDFMVGLGVRPTIHIWIQYLAKSSLFTWYAGWFFRLLGGKPVYRNKSHNLVDAIVNVFNQNERLHICITPEGTRSNVSKLKTGFYYIALKAAVPIIPVGFDWPRKLVILGGPIYVTGNYQKDMVPFYAFFSQVQGVKKDWLRNWEETGVIQEASPQR
- the lpxB gene encoding lipid-A-disaccharide synthase; this translates as MTYYLIAGERSGDLHGANLIRAIRQYDPAAQCRGYGGEQMEAAGATLRRHYREMAFMGFLEVVKNLGTIRRIMRECQADLLANRPDALILIDYAGFNLRMARFAKRHGIRVFYYISPKVWAWNQRRALKIKASVDRLFTILPFETEFFAKYDYNVEYIGNPLLDALADFRPDPAFRKKAGLDNRPVIALLPGSRRQEITSILPAMLAATRQFPESQFVVGTVSNLPDELYTNLLAAYPHVRRVTDAAYDLLHVATAALVTSGTATLETALLNIPQVVCYKTTTISYAIAKNLIAVPFISLVNLIAGREVVKELIQSDLTPDQIATELQAVLSEGPWRAAQLAGYAEVQQKMGEPGASQRAGKRMVELTRLTNV
- a CDS encoding 6-pyruvoyl trahydropterin synthase family protein; its protein translation is MVYINRIEHFNAAHRLYNPAWSEERNREVFGPCANINWHGHNFELIVTVKGEPDPDTGFVIDLKLLGDIIKREVIEKVDHKNLNLDVDFMKGKMASCEIFIMEIWKILERALEPVTEAHLHQIRLYETPKNFVDYFGE
- the rfaD gene encoding ADP-glyceromanno-heptose 6-epimerase, with the protein product MIIVTGAAGFIGSCLIRKLNQENFNFIIAVDDFSDPRKTANLVDKRIQERVDREVFFDWLDANYHEVEFIFHIGARTDTTEFNWQIFEHLNLEYSKQIWKRCIEYQIPLVYASSAATYGLGELGYDDNESLIPRLKPLNPYGESKNEFDIWALEQERKPFFWAGLKFFNVYGPNEYHKDRMASVIFHTYNQICQTGRMKLFRSHNPDFRDGEQMRDFVYVKDVIEVCSFLMHHRRNSGIYNLGSGKARTFLDLATLTFQALAREPEIEFVDTPADIRDKYQYFTQANMAKLRSIGYDRPFATLEEGIADYVGNYLRYGKYY
- a CDS encoding S8 family serine peptidase gives rise to the protein MLLRLILFSCLLSLSVQAQPREAQPDAVSPKYWILLDAKDQTAAPAVSPAALASRQLLSLPVDDTDQPVSAWYLNQLRQAGIQPVCQSRWLNAVSARLTTEQYARVAALPFVRSIQAIDPAIIITSLDLPTNPQLAPVMTQIQAPDFTQAGLTGRFVTIGVIDAGFFGADSVNALKHIFAREGVRQVRDYVNDKKTHGKLFRTLETMSDFHGTEVLAAIAGNDPTENLQYGLATDAQFYLARTDQGNREYRGEEDNWVAAMEWMDSLGVRLINTSLGYAKGFSNPKENYEPRQMDGHTSLISRAAQIAADKKGMLIIVSAGNEGDDRSWRIISTPADAQGVLAIGATNAKLWNRIGYSSIGPETLPYLKPNVSCFSLYGTSLSAPVITGFAACLMQANPKLTNKELMAIIEKSSHLYPYGNNFIGYGVPQASRAIALLRNQPLPNTARLVKASGKTCALYVTTNEPVVSVFHKKDATHVLQQEAAKVSNGKLTLHRENGEKQTTVDLKKEVIEVIWE